One Streptomyces sp. SAI-135 DNA segment encodes these proteins:
- a CDS encoding PIG-L deacetylase family protein, with amino-acid sequence MIGLGAGQRLDRVVAVGAHCDDIAIGAGGTLLTLCHARPGVRVDALVLSGGGTEREQEEKAALAAFCPGADLRLTVLKLPDGRMPVHWDEAKAAVEELRAQTDPDLVLAPRTDDAHQDHRGLAQLIPTAFRDHLVLGYEIVKWDGDLGRMSAYQPLSTEIAEEKVRLLQEHYASQRHRPWYDREAFLGLARIRGIECHERYAEAFATTKLTLNLGG; translated from the coding sequence GTGATCGGGCTCGGTGCCGGGCAACGCCTGGACCGCGTCGTCGCGGTGGGCGCGCACTGCGACGACATCGCCATCGGCGCCGGCGGCACGCTGCTGACGCTGTGTCACGCGCGGCCGGGTGTCCGCGTCGACGCGCTGGTGCTCTCCGGTGGCGGTACCGAACGCGAGCAGGAGGAAAAGGCCGCGCTCGCCGCCTTCTGCCCGGGCGCCGACCTGCGGCTGACCGTCCTCAAACTGCCGGACGGCCGCATGCCGGTGCACTGGGACGAGGCCAAGGCCGCCGTCGAGGAACTGCGCGCGCAGACCGACCCGGATCTGGTCCTGGCCCCGCGCACCGACGACGCCCACCAGGACCACCGCGGCCTGGCCCAGCTGATCCCCACCGCCTTCCGCGACCACCTGGTCCTCGGCTACGAGATCGTCAAGTGGGACGGCGACCTCGGCCGCATGTCGGCCTACCAGCCGCTGTCGACCGAGATCGCCGAGGAGAAGGTGCGGCTGCTTCAGGAGCACTACGCCTCGCAGCGGCACCGGCCCTGGTACGACCGGGAGGCCTTCCTCGGCCTCGCCCGGATCCGCGGCATCGAATGCCATGAGCGATACGCCGAAGCGTTCGCCACCACCAAACTCACGCTCAACCTGGGGGGTTGA
- a CDS encoding SDR family oxidoreductase: protein MRVLLTGHQGYLGTVMAPVLAAAGHEVVGLDSGLFADSVLGDTPADPQGHRVDLRDVTAEHVAGVDAVIHLAALSNDPLGSLAPELTYDINHHASVRLARLAREAGVRRFLYASTCSVYGAAGGDDLVGEDAPLRPVTPYAESKVRVEDDLHALADGDFTPVYMRNATAFGYSPRLRADIVLNNLVGHALLSGEVLVLSDGTPWRPLVHAADIARAFTAALTAPREAVHDRAFNIGSETNNVRVAEIAEQVAEAVPGAKVRITGENGADPRSYRVDFSRFRAAIPGFDIEWSVKRGALELADAYRKFGLTKEDFDQRFTRLAVLRAASEAGTVDDTLRWRR, encoded by the coding sequence ATGCGCGTACTGCTCACCGGACACCAGGGTTACCTGGGAACCGTCATGGCCCCGGTCCTCGCCGCCGCCGGACACGAGGTCGTCGGCCTCGACTCCGGCCTGTTCGCCGACTCCGTCCTCGGCGACACACCCGCGGACCCGCAGGGACACCGCGTCGACCTGCGCGACGTCACGGCCGAGCACGTGGCCGGGGTGGACGCCGTGATCCACCTGGCCGCGCTCTCCAACGACCCCCTGGGATCGCTGGCCCCGGAGCTCACCTACGACATCAACCACCACGCGTCCGTACGGCTGGCCCGGCTGGCCCGCGAGGCCGGAGTGCGGCGCTTCCTGTACGCGTCCACCTGCTCGGTCTACGGCGCCGCGGGCGGCGACGACCTGGTCGGCGAGGACGCCCCGCTGCGCCCGGTGACCCCGTACGCGGAGTCCAAGGTGCGGGTGGAGGACGACCTGCACGCGCTGGCCGACGGCGACTTCACCCCGGTGTACATGCGCAACGCCACCGCCTTCGGCTACTCGCCCCGGCTGCGCGCCGACATCGTGCTGAACAACCTGGTGGGCCACGCCCTGCTGTCCGGTGAGGTGCTGGTGCTCTCCGACGGCACCCCCTGGCGCCCGCTGGTGCACGCCGCCGACATCGCCCGCGCGTTCACGGCCGCGTTGACCGCGCCGCGCGAGGCGGTCCACGACCGGGCGTTCAACATCGGCAGCGAGACCAACAACGTCAGGGTCGCCGAGATCGCCGAGCAGGTCGCCGAGGCGGTGCCCGGCGCCAAGGTGCGGATCACCGGGGAGAACGGGGCCGACCCGCGCTCGTACCGGGTGGACTTCTCCCGGTTCCGGGCCGCGATCCCCGGCTTCGACATCGAGTGGTCCGTCAAGCGGGGCGCGCTCGAACTCGCCGACGCCTACCGGAAGTTCGGGCTGACCAAGGAGGACTTCGACCAGCGCTTCACCCGGCTCGCCGTGCTGCGCGCCGCGTCCGAGGCCGGCACCGTCGACGACACCCTGCGGTGGCGCCGATGA
- a CDS encoding DUF4910 domain-containing protein, with the protein MAPMTDVGEEMHALVERLYPLCRSITGDGVRATLDIVGEYLPLQVHEVPTGTQVLDWTVPQEWNIRDAYIADSTGRRVVDFAASSLHVLGYSVPVSATMPLSELRPHLHTLPDQPSWVPYRTSYYKPEWGFCLAQDTLDAMPDGDYEVRIDSTLADGHLTYAEHVVPGQVADEVIVSCHVCHPALANDNMAGVAVATYLARELARRTPYYTYRFIFAPGTIGAITWLARNAERVERVKHGLVLACAGDRGHLTYKQSRRGDAEIDRVLRHVLTASERPHKINEFTPYGYDERQYCSPGFNLGVGSLTRTPYAGYPEYHTSADNPDFVSPEAMADTLAVLREAFAVLDRNRRYLNLSPYGEPQLGRRGLYDALGGRSDTKQAQMAMLWVLSLSDGEHTLLDVAERSGLPFDTVADAAGALHEAGLIKT; encoded by the coding sequence GTGGCGCCGATGACCGATGTCGGCGAAGAGATGCACGCCCTGGTGGAGCGGCTGTACCCGCTGTGCCGGAGCATCACAGGCGACGGTGTCCGGGCGACCCTGGACATCGTCGGCGAGTACCTCCCGCTCCAGGTGCACGAGGTGCCGACCGGGACGCAGGTCCTCGACTGGACGGTGCCGCAGGAGTGGAACATCCGCGACGCGTACATCGCCGACAGCACCGGCCGGCGGGTCGTCGACTTCGCCGCGTCCAGCCTGCACGTGCTCGGCTACAGCGTCCCGGTGTCGGCGACCATGCCGCTGTCGGAGCTGCGCCCGCACCTGCACACCCTGCCGGACCAGCCGTCCTGGGTGCCGTACCGCACCAGCTACTACAAGCCGGAGTGGGGCTTCTGCCTGGCCCAGGACACCCTGGACGCGATGCCGGACGGCGACTACGAGGTCCGCATCGACTCCACGCTCGCCGACGGCCACCTCACCTACGCCGAGCACGTGGTCCCCGGGCAGGTCGCCGACGAGGTGATCGTCTCCTGCCACGTCTGCCACCCGGCACTGGCCAACGACAACATGGCCGGCGTGGCGGTGGCCACGTACCTGGCCCGGGAGCTGGCGCGGCGGACGCCGTACTACACCTACCGGTTCATCTTCGCGCCCGGCACCATCGGCGCGATCACCTGGCTGGCCCGCAACGCGGAGCGGGTGGAGCGGGTCAAGCACGGGCTCGTGCTGGCCTGCGCCGGCGACCGGGGTCACCTCACCTACAAGCAGAGCAGGCGCGGCGACGCGGAGATCGACCGGGTGCTGCGGCACGTGCTGACCGCCTCCGAACGCCCGCACAAGATCAACGAGTTCACCCCGTACGGCTACGACGAGCGGCAGTACTGCTCGCCCGGGTTCAACCTCGGCGTCGGCTCGCTCACCCGGACCCCGTACGCGGGCTATCCCGAGTACCACACCTCGGCGGACAACCCGGACTTCGTCTCCCCGGAGGCGATGGCGGACACCCTCGCCGTCCTTCGCGAGGCGTTCGCCGTCCTGGACCGCAACCGGCGCTACCTCAACCTCAGCCCCTACGGCGAACCGCAGTTGGGCCGCCGCGGGCTGTACGACGCGCTCGGCGGCCGCAGCGACACCAAACAGGCCCAGATGGCCATGCTCTGGGTGCTCAGCCTCTCCGACGGCGAGCACACTCTGCTGGACGTCGCCGAGCGGTCCGGGCTGCCCTTCGACACCGTCGCCGACGCGGCCGGCGCACTGCACGAGGCAGGGCTGATCAAGACATGA
- a CDS encoding glycosyltransferase family 2 protein — protein MTDRPRLSIGLPVYNGEEYLAESLDALLGQTYEDFELVISDNASTDGTEEICRKYLAQDSRIRYIRLPRNIGATPNHNKVLDEARGELFKWASHDDLYGRDLLRRCIEALDERPDVILAHTDQAVIDGDGQVKVPYEYTLATDSPHAPDRFRSLLFEPGGDDFYGVMRTDVLRRVKPMDSYHHADRTYVAEITLHGRFHQVPELLYFRRDHPTRAERANPSKRSRCVNLDPRRAGLLHPTPRLLAEYVWGFASAIRRAPLSAADRRECYRHLAAWMTSRVRPGAGERVEDRAPVDPAKLTVSVDALVAGREGRGA, from the coding sequence ATGACCGACCGACCCAGACTGAGCATCGGCCTGCCCGTGTACAACGGCGAGGAGTACCTGGCCGAATCGCTCGACGCGCTGCTCGGCCAGACCTACGAGGACTTCGAACTGGTCATCTCCGACAACGCCTCGACCGACGGCACCGAGGAGATCTGCCGCAAGTACCTCGCCCAGGACTCGCGCATCCGGTACATCAGGCTGCCCCGGAACATCGGCGCGACACCGAACCACAACAAGGTGCTCGACGAGGCCCGCGGCGAGCTGTTCAAGTGGGCCTCGCACGACGACCTCTACGGCCGCGACCTGCTGCGGCGCTGCATCGAGGCACTGGACGAACGTCCGGACGTGATCCTCGCCCACACCGACCAGGCGGTCATCGACGGCGACGGCCAGGTGAAGGTCCCCTACGAGTACACGCTCGCCACCGACTCGCCGCACGCACCGGACCGCTTCCGCAGTCTGCTGTTCGAGCCCGGCGGCGACGACTTCTACGGGGTGATGCGGACCGACGTGCTGCGCCGGGTCAAGCCGATGGACAGTTACCACCACGCGGACCGCACGTACGTCGCCGAGATCACCCTGCACGGGCGCTTCCACCAGGTGCCGGAGCTGCTGTACTTCCGCCGCGACCACCCCACCCGCGCCGAACGCGCGAACCCGTCGAAGCGGTCCCGGTGCGTCAACCTGGACCCGCGCCGGGCGGGCCTGCTGCACCCGACGCCCCGGCTGCTCGCCGAGTACGTCTGGGGCTTCGCCTCGGCGATCCGGCGGGCCCCGCTGTCCGCGGCCGACCGGCGCGAGTGCTACCGCCACCTGGCCGCGTGGATGACCAGCCGGGTCCGGCCGGGCGCCGGTGAGCGGGTCGAGGACCGCGCCCCGGTCGACCCGGCCAAGCTGACCGTCTCGGTCGATGCCCTCGTCGCCGGCCGTGAAGGGAGGGGGGCATGA
- a CDS encoding polysaccharide pyruvyl transferase family protein: MTPKDGTPARVGVFGLLGSGNLGNDGSLEAVLRYLRAEHPQAAVDALCGGPEAVTARFGIPATRLHWYRGEYRTASRAAAIAGKGVGKLLDVFRTAAWVRRHDVVIVPGMGVLEATLPLRPWGFPYSLFLLCASGRLLGTRVALVSVGAAEIRNRPTRALVRWSARLAAYRSYRDDQSRDAMRAMGVDTARDEVYPDLAFHLPAPRTGEPTGTPSPVCLGVMDFHGGNDDRDRAEEIHRRYLDGTITFVRALVAEGRPVRLLTGDECDLSVVAAILDAVDSPLVTAAEPASLADLMDEMAAADTVVAVRYHNLICALKTATPVLAVSYAAKSDALMDRMGLGTYCHPAREVDADRLLEQFRDLEKHAVEVRRTLTERNRVAAEQLAQQFTALTTTLFPADSHAHAPRKAP, encoded by the coding sequence ATGACGCCGAAGGACGGGACCCCGGCTCGCGTCGGGGTGTTCGGCCTGCTCGGCTCCGGCAACCTCGGCAACGACGGGTCGCTCGAAGCTGTCCTTCGCTACCTCCGCGCCGAGCATCCGCAAGCGGCCGTCGACGCCCTGTGCGGTGGACCCGAGGCCGTCACGGCCCGGTTCGGGATCCCCGCGACACGGCTGCACTGGTACCGCGGGGAGTACCGGACCGCGTCCCGCGCCGCGGCGATCGCGGGCAAGGGCGTGGGCAAACTCCTCGACGTCTTCCGCACCGCCGCCTGGGTGCGCCGGCACGACGTGGTGATCGTGCCGGGCATGGGGGTCCTGGAGGCCACGCTGCCGCTGCGGCCCTGGGGCTTCCCCTACTCGCTGTTCCTGCTCTGCGCGAGCGGCCGGCTGCTGGGCACCCGGGTCGCGCTGGTCAGCGTCGGCGCCGCCGAGATCAGGAACCGCCCGACCCGGGCCCTGGTGCGCTGGTCGGCACGGCTCGCCGCGTACCGCTCGTACCGGGACGACCAGTCCCGCGACGCGATGCGGGCGATGGGCGTGGACACCGCGCGCGACGAGGTCTACCCGGACCTCGCGTTCCACCTGCCCGCGCCGCGGACGGGCGAGCCCACCGGCACACCGAGCCCCGTCTGCCTGGGCGTCATGGACTTCCACGGAGGCAACGACGACCGCGACCGGGCCGAGGAGATCCACCGGCGCTACCTCGACGGGACGATCACGTTCGTCCGCGCGCTCGTCGCGGAGGGCAGACCGGTCCGGCTCCTCACCGGCGACGAGTGCGACCTGTCGGTGGTCGCCGCGATCCTCGACGCCGTCGACTCACCGCTGGTCACCGCGGCCGAACCGGCCTCGCTGGCCGACCTGATGGACGAGATGGCGGCCGCCGACACCGTGGTGGCCGTCCGCTACCACAACCTGATCTGCGCGCTGAAGACCGCAACGCCCGTGCTCGCCGTGTCCTACGCGGCGAAGAGCGACGCGCTCATGGACCGGATGGGCCTCGGCACGTACTGCCACCCGGCCCGCGAGGTCGACGCCGACCGGCTCCTCGAACAGTTCCGGGACCTGGAGAAGCACGCGGTCGAGGTACGGCGGACCCTCACCGAGCGCAACCGGGTCGCCGCAGAGCAACTCGCCCAGCAGTTCACCGCCTTGACCACGACCCTGTTCCCGGCGGACTCCCACGCCCACGCCCCGCGGAAGGCCCCATGA
- the rfbC gene encoding dTDP-4-dehydrorhamnose 3,5-epimerase, with product MKATQVPEIAGAYLFEPTPFSDERGFFSRTFDVDVFRSVGLDPHAFVQDSVSRSVRGVLRGLHLRSGAGEAKLVRCSYGEIFDVVVDLRPDSPTYRNRAFFELSGETQKSVYIPAGCAHGFQALTELADTSYRIDREHDPSEDVTIAFDDPELAIPWPLPVTSMSPRDREAPSLADVLKHTER from the coding sequence ATGAAAGCGACCCAAGTCCCGGAGATCGCCGGCGCGTACCTGTTCGAGCCGACTCCGTTCTCCGATGAACGCGGCTTCTTCAGCCGCACCTTCGACGTCGACGTGTTCCGCTCGGTGGGCCTCGACCCGCACGCCTTCGTCCAGGACAGCGTGTCCCGCTCGGTCCGGGGCGTGCTGCGCGGCCTGCACCTGCGCTCCGGCGCCGGCGAGGCCAAGCTGGTGCGGTGCTCGTACGGCGAGATCTTCGACGTCGTCGTCGATCTGCGGCCCGACTCGCCGACGTACCGGAACCGGGCCTTCTTCGAGCTGTCCGGCGAGACGCAGAAGAGCGTCTACATCCCGGCGGGATGCGCCCACGGCTTCCAGGCTCTTACCGAACTCGCGGACACCTCTTACCGTATCGACCGTGAGCACGATCCGTCCGAGGACGTGACGATCGCCTTCGACGACCCGGAACTCGCCATTCCCTGGCCGCTACCGGTCACCTCGATGTCCCCACGCGACCGTGAGGCCCCGAGCCTCGCCGACGTCCTCAAGCACACGGAAAGGTGA
- a CDS encoding glutamate-1-semialdehyde 2,1-aminomutase, with product MPSEDFRLPRSRAANERLHALIPGGAHTYAKGDDQYPENLAPVISHGRGAHVWDVDGNRYIEYGSGLRSVSLGHAHPRVTEAVRREIDRGSNFVRPSMVEVEAAERFLATVPTAEMVKFAKNGSDATTAAVRLARAATGRRRVALCADHPFFSTDDWFIGTTPMSAGIPETTNELTVAFPYGDLAATEELLTRYQDDIACLILEPATHTEPPPGYLAGMRELADRHGCVLIFDEMITGFRWSEAGAQGLYGVVPDLSTFGKALGNGFAVSALAGRRELMERGGLRHDDERVFLLSTTHGAETHSLAAAMAVQTVYAEEGVTARLHTLGERLAAGVRDAAAGMGVGDHVVVRGRASNLVFATLDENGQPSQEYRTLFLRRLLAGGVLAPSFVVSSALSDADIDHTVDVVAQACAVYRKALDAADPTPWMGGRPVKPVFRRLA from the coding sequence TTGCCCAGCGAAGACTTCCGACTGCCCCGGTCGCGTGCGGCCAACGAACGGCTCCACGCCCTGATCCCCGGCGGCGCCCACACCTACGCCAAGGGCGACGACCAGTACCCCGAGAACCTGGCCCCGGTCATCAGCCACGGCCGCGGTGCCCATGTGTGGGACGTGGACGGCAACCGGTACATCGAGTACGGGTCCGGCCTGCGGTCGGTCAGCCTCGGACACGCCCACCCACGGGTGACCGAGGCGGTGCGGCGGGAGATCGACCGCGGCAGCAACTTCGTCCGGCCGTCGATGGTGGAGGTCGAGGCCGCGGAACGCTTCCTGGCCACGGTGCCGACCGCCGAGATGGTGAAGTTCGCGAAGAACGGCTCCGACGCCACCACGGCGGCCGTACGCCTGGCCCGTGCCGCCACCGGGCGCCGACGGGTGGCCCTCTGCGCCGACCATCCGTTCTTCTCCACCGACGACTGGTTCATCGGCACCACACCGATGTCCGCCGGCATCCCGGAGACGACCAACGAGCTCACGGTGGCCTTCCCCTACGGCGACCTGGCGGCCACGGAGGAACTGCTCACCCGGTACCAGGACGACATCGCCTGTCTGATCCTCGAACCCGCCACCCACACCGAGCCGCCGCCCGGATACCTCGCCGGTATGCGCGAACTGGCCGACCGGCACGGCTGCGTCCTGATCTTCGACGAGATGATCACCGGCTTCCGCTGGTCCGAGGCGGGCGCCCAGGGCCTGTACGGCGTGGTCCCCGACCTCTCGACCTTCGGCAAGGCGCTGGGCAACGGATTCGCCGTCTCCGCACTGGCCGGACGCCGCGAGCTGATGGAGCGGGGCGGGCTGCGGCACGACGACGAGCGGGTGTTCCTGCTGTCCACCACGCACGGCGCGGAGACGCACTCGCTGGCCGCCGCGATGGCCGTGCAGACCGTCTACGCCGAAGAGGGCGTCACCGCGCGGCTGCACACCCTCGGCGAGCGGCTGGCCGCCGGTGTCCGCGACGCGGCGGCCGGCATGGGCGTCGGCGATCACGTCGTCGTCCGGGGCCGGGCCAGCAACCTGGTCTTCGCGACCCTCGACGAGAACGGGCAGCCGTCACAGGAGTACCGCACCCTGTTCCTGCGCCGGCTCCTCGCGGGCGGGGTGCTGGCCCCGTCGTTCGTGGTGAGCAGCGCGCTCAGCGACGCCGACATCGATCACACCGTCGACGTGGTCGCCCAGGCGTGCGCGGTGTACCGGAAGGCACTGGACGCCGCCGACCCCACCCCGTGGATGGGCGGGCGGCCGGTGAAGCCGGTGTTCCGACGCCTGGCGTGA
- a CDS encoding phosphatase PAP2 family protein has translation MTGRPTTAVLPPSLRARLGLVAALAALVVAALAVRYAGDSRPGRVDRWIVPPTADSVRPPLRYLAHSLDFLGEPTGSVMVVVAAVTGCLLLRRPRAAVLAVAGAGLAVGTATLLKHLVGRTIHGAENLSYPSGHTAFLTAIAFVAGLLATDRLGLGGTAGTSLVLAVTLVAGAAMGWAQVALGAHYSTDALGGWCTALAVLPVTAWLVDTAADRWVDRSAGAGRREHR, from the coding sequence TTGACCGGCCGGCCGACGACCGCCGTGCTGCCGCCGTCGCTGCGCGCGCGGCTCGGGCTGGTCGCGGCTCTCGCCGCGCTGGTGGTCGCCGCACTCGCCGTCCGGTACGCCGGCGACAGCCGACCCGGCAGGGTGGACAGGTGGATCGTCCCGCCGACGGCGGACAGCGTGCGGCCTCCGTTGCGGTACCTCGCCCACAGCCTGGACTTTCTCGGGGAACCCACGGGATCGGTGATGGTGGTCGTGGCCGCCGTGACGGGCTGCCTGCTGCTTCGGCGCCCTCGTGCGGCCGTGCTCGCGGTGGCCGGCGCCGGCCTCGCCGTGGGAACCGCGACGCTGCTCAAGCACCTGGTGGGCCGCACCATCCACGGCGCCGAGAACCTGTCCTACCCGAGCGGACACACGGCCTTCCTCACGGCGATCGCCTTCGTCGCGGGGCTGCTCGCGACCGACCGGCTCGGCCTCGGCGGTACGGCCGGCACGTCACTCGTGCTCGCCGTGACGCTGGTCGCCGGCGCCGCGATGGGATGGGCGCAGGTCGCGCTGGGCGCACACTATTCGACCGACGCGCTGGGTGGCTGGTGCACCGCGCTGGCGGTGCTGCCGGTGACCGCGTGGCTCGTCGACACGGCGGCCGACCGGTGGGTGGACCGGTCGGCCGGCGCCGGTCGGCGAGAGCACCGCTGA
- a CDS encoding acyltransferase codes for MRVRPSAQVDETAVLGEGTTVWDLAQIRENARLGSGCVVGRGAYVGPGVRIGDNVKLQNHALVYEPAVLGDGVFVGPAAVLTNDCHPRSVTPEGQLKRGGDWQPVAVEVAEGASLGARSVCVAPVRIGRWALVAAGAVVSRDVPDHALVAGVPARRIGWVGRAGVRLVERQGEPDAWECPQTGALYDERDGHLVERA; via the coding sequence GTGAGGGTACGGCCGAGCGCCCAGGTCGACGAGACCGCGGTGCTCGGCGAGGGGACGACGGTCTGGGACCTGGCCCAGATCCGCGAGAACGCCCGGCTGGGGAGCGGGTGCGTCGTGGGCCGGGGTGCGTACGTGGGTCCGGGGGTGCGGATCGGCGACAACGTCAAACTCCAGAACCACGCCCTGGTCTACGAGCCCGCGGTGCTCGGCGACGGGGTGTTCGTCGGGCCTGCGGCGGTCCTCACCAACGACTGCCACCCGCGGTCGGTGACCCCGGAGGGACAGCTCAAGCGCGGCGGCGACTGGCAGCCCGTGGCCGTGGAGGTCGCCGAAGGGGCGTCACTCGGGGCCCGTTCGGTGTGCGTGGCACCCGTACGGATCGGCCGCTGGGCGCTGGTCGCGGCGGGTGCCGTGGTGAGCCGCGACGTGCCCGACCACGCCCTCGTGGCCGGTGTTCCGGCGCGCCGCATCGGCTGGGTGGGGCGGGCCGGCGTACGACTGGTGGAGCGGCAGGGCGAGCCGGATGCCTGGGAGTGTCCGCAGACGGGTGCGCTGTACGACGAGAGGGACGGCCACCTCGTGGAGCGCGCATGA
- a CDS encoding alcohol dehydrogenase catalytic domain-containing protein — protein sequence MRAFVLTAPGEYAVQEVPVPVAAAGEVVVDVERVGVCGTDLEFFTGAMTYLHQGHAGYPMRLGHEWAGRVRAVGAGVDPGWVGRRVMGDTMLGCGTCRRCRRGRQHVCEKRQEVGIRGGRAGALAEQLAVPVGSLYALPDSVDPELGALVEPGGTALRAARATGAGPGDRVLVLGPGTIGLLVALFARAAGAEVHLMGATEDSLAFARSLGFPHAWREATLPDLPFDAVVDATNAVHLPELAQELVEPGGRLVYIGLAGEPSRIDTRALVLKDVTAVGILSASPGLAATIEAYAEKVIDPRPLVAATVALDAIGAVLAGERPPGAGPGPKIHVDPHLA from the coding sequence ATGCGCGCCTTCGTCCTCACGGCTCCCGGCGAGTACGCCGTGCAGGAGGTGCCGGTGCCCGTCGCCGCCGCCGGTGAGGTCGTCGTCGACGTCGAGCGGGTCGGGGTGTGCGGCACCGATCTGGAGTTCTTCACAGGGGCCATGACCTATCTGCACCAGGGGCACGCCGGCTATCCGATGCGGCTGGGCCACGAGTGGGCGGGCCGGGTGCGCGCGGTCGGCGCCGGGGTCGATCCCGGGTGGGTCGGGCGCCGAGTCATGGGTGACACGATGCTCGGCTGCGGGACCTGCCGCCGCTGTCGGCGCGGGCGGCAGCACGTCTGCGAGAAGCGGCAGGAGGTGGGCATCCGGGGCGGGCGAGCAGGGGCTCTGGCCGAACAACTCGCCGTGCCGGTCGGCTCGTTGTACGCACTGCCCGATTCCGTGGACCCGGAGCTGGGCGCTCTGGTCGAGCCGGGCGGCACTGCGCTGCGGGCCGCGCGGGCCACCGGGGCCGGGCCCGGCGACCGGGTCCTGGTGCTGGGCCCCGGCACCATCGGTCTGCTGGTCGCCCTCTTCGCCCGGGCCGCCGGTGCGGAGGTGCACCTCATGGGCGCGACCGAGGACTCCCTCGCCTTCGCACGCTCACTGGGCTTCCCGCACGCCTGGCGCGAGGCCACGCTGCCGGACCTGCCGTTCGACGCGGTCGTGGACGCCACCAACGCGGTCCATCTGCCCGAGCTGGCCCAGGAGTTGGTCGAGCCGGGCGGCCGGCTCGTGTACATCGGGCTGGCCGGTGAGCCCAGCAGGATCGACACCCGCGCGCTCGTCCTGAAGGACGTGACGGCGGTCGGGATCCTGTCGGCCTCCCCCGGGCTCGCCGCCACGATCGAGGCGTACGCCGAGAAGGTCATCGACCCGAGGCCGCTCGTGGCCGCGACCGTCGCGCTGGACGCGATCGGTGCCGTACTCGCCGGGGAGCGGCCACCCGGCGCCGGCCCGGGCCCGAAGATCCATGTCGACCCCCACCTCGCCTGA
- a CDS encoding IclR family transcriptional regulator, with protein sequence MRNAMQHTQRFPASAAPVTNRAEGGRPVGSDRVLAVLKELARHPDGAALDELTRAIGSPKPTVHRALAALRRAGLAGQEPGGRYLLGDEFLRMAFAHHEARPEHVRVRPLLESLAARFGETAHYAVLDGRDVVYRAKVDPPTGAVRLTSTVGGRNPAHATGVGKVLLAHELGTLDAVRRWIGEVPPERRTPRTRCTAEELHRELVDARERGYALDDQENEPGVTCLALPVYGTSPRAPSGAVSVSALAYRTPLRVLVEAVEEIREALGPLKEPF encoded by the coding sequence ATCCGGAACGCCATGCAGCATACGCAGCGCTTCCCCGCTTCGGCAGCCCCCGTCACGAACCGCGCGGAGGGCGGCCGTCCGGTGGGATCGGACCGGGTGCTCGCCGTGCTCAAGGAGCTGGCCCGGCATCCGGACGGGGCGGCGCTGGACGAGCTCACCCGGGCGATCGGCAGTCCCAAGCCGACCGTGCACCGGGCCCTGGCCGCACTGCGCCGGGCCGGTCTCGCCGGTCAGGAGCCCGGCGGCCGCTATCTGCTCGGTGACGAGTTCCTGCGGATGGCCTTCGCCCATCACGAAGCCCGCCCCGAACACGTGCGGGTGCGGCCGCTGTTGGAGTCACTGGCCGCCCGCTTCGGGGAGACCGCGCACTACGCCGTCCTCGACGGCCGAGACGTCGTGTACCGCGCCAAGGTCGACCCGCCCACCGGTGCCGTCCGGCTGACCTCCACGGTCGGCGGCCGCAACCCCGCCCATGCCACGGGGGTCGGAAAGGTGCTGCTCGCCCACGAGTTGGGCACCCTCGACGCCGTACGGCGATGGATCGGCGAGGTCCCCCCGGAACGCCGGACGCCCCGGACCCGGTGCACGGCCGAGGAGCTGCACCGCGAGCTGGTGGACGCGCGGGAGCGGGGGTACGCCCTGGACGACCAGGAGAACGAGCCCGGTGTCACCTGCCTCGCCCTGCCCGTGTACGGCACCTCGCCGCGGGCTCCCTCCGGGGCCGTGAGCGTGAGCGCGCTGGCGTACCGGACCCCGCTGCGGGTGCTGGTGGAGGCGGTGGAGGAGATCCGCGAGGCGCTCGGCCCCCTGAAGGAGCCCTTCTGA